One segment of Phaeacidiphilus oryzae TH49 DNA contains the following:
- a CDS encoding TetR/AcrR family transcriptional regulator has protein sequence MAAESAAGGGSPGTARGSARRRPARPREEVLAESMAAIAEHGLSGLTMAALGRRLGMSGGHLLYYFGSKDRLLLETLQWSEGQLGEDRRAIVGRPPGPPAAALLAEYAALYLPDGPGDPRWVLWLEVWNRSSASTELRAGAQEIADTWHRDLVALVRRGAAEGGFRATPLPEPDGWSARYAALLDGLAVGVVTALPGASRKAALAHAAAYVADTLSPSSG, from the coding sequence ATGGCGGCGGAGAGCGCGGCGGGAGGCGGGTCCCCGGGGACCGCGCGGGGTTCGGCGCGCCGCCGGCCGGCGCGCCCCCGCGAGGAGGTGCTCGCCGAGTCGATGGCGGCCATCGCCGAGCACGGCCTCTCCGGGCTGACCATGGCCGCGCTGGGCCGCCGGCTCGGGATGAGCGGCGGCCACCTCCTCTACTACTTCGGCAGCAAGGACCGGCTGCTGCTGGAGACCCTGCAGTGGAGCGAGGGCCAGCTCGGCGAGGACCGCCGCGCGATCGTCGGCCGCCCGCCGGGCCCGCCCGCCGCCGCACTGCTCGCCGAGTACGCCGCCCTCTACCTGCCCGACGGGCCGGGCGACCCGCGATGGGTGCTGTGGCTGGAGGTGTGGAACCGCTCCTCGGCGAGCACCGAACTGCGCGCCGGGGCCCAGGAGATCGCCGACACCTGGCACCGCGACCTGGTCGCGCTGGTCCGGCGGGGCGCGGCGGAGGGCGGCTTCCGCGCGACCCCGCTGCCGGAGCCGGACGGCTGGTCGGCGCGGTACGCGGCGCTGCTGGACGGGCTGGCCGTTGGGGTGGTGACGGCCCTGCCGGGGGCGAGCCGGAAGGCCGCGCTTGCGCATGCGGCGGCGTACGTCGCCGACACCCTCTCCCCCTCCTCCGGGTGA
- a CDS encoding GntR family transcriptional regulator, whose product MTSLAQRISIDRASPVPLYFQLAQQIEELISGGELAPGDRLENEVQLADRLGVSRPTMRQAIQYLVDKGLLVRKRGVGTQVVHSRVRRQVELTSLYDDLADTRRAPRTEVLSFERVPADEVVAGALQVDPGSEVVSVRRLRFAEDEPLALLHNHLPPGIKGLTSDRLAETGLYRLLRESGVQLRVADQTIGARGASTAEARLLHERRGAPLLTMTRTAYDHGGRPVEFGDHVYRASMYSFELTLLAR is encoded by the coding sequence GTGACCTCGCTCGCCCAGCGCATCAGCATCGACCGGGCCAGTCCCGTCCCGCTGTACTTCCAGCTGGCGCAGCAGATCGAGGAGCTGATCTCGGGCGGGGAGCTGGCCCCGGGCGACCGGCTGGAGAACGAGGTCCAGCTGGCCGACCGGCTCGGCGTGTCCCGCCCGACGATGCGCCAGGCGATCCAGTACCTGGTCGACAAGGGCCTCCTGGTCCGCAAGCGCGGGGTCGGCACGCAGGTGGTGCACAGCAGGGTCCGCAGACAGGTGGAGCTCACCAGTCTCTACGACGACCTCGCGGACACCCGACGCGCCCCCCGCACCGAGGTGCTCTCCTTCGAGCGGGTCCCCGCGGACGAGGTCGTGGCCGGCGCGCTGCAGGTCGATCCGGGCAGCGAGGTGGTCTCCGTGCGGCGGCTGCGGTTCGCCGAGGACGAGCCGCTGGCCCTGCTCCACAACCACCTGCCGCCGGGCATCAAGGGCCTGACCTCGGACCGGCTCGCCGAGACCGGCCTCTACCGGCTGCTCCGCGAGTCCGGAGTGCAGCTGCGGGTCGCCGACCAGACCATCGGGGCCCGCGGCGCGTCCACCGCCGAGGCGCGGCTGCTGCACGAACGCCGGGGCGCCCCGCTGCTGACCATGACCCGGACGGCGTACGACCACGGCGGCCGGCCGGTCGAGTTCGGCGACCACGTCTACCGGGCGTCGATGTACTCCTTCGAGCTGACTTTGCTGGCCAGGTAG
- a CDS encoding sugar ABC transporter substrate-binding protein, whose protein sequence is MPGRTRGTGLGRLLHRTGRRTRRRAGLAGVAAVAAGLLLAACTGPEPTGAAAGTGTGSGGGAVSQPSHGGRLHFAVITHAAPGDSFWSVVKNGAVAAGKQLGVEVDYQNDPDPGNQARLIDNAVAQHVDGLVVSMANPAALHSAISAAEAQHIPVVTINSGEQQSKAYGAIGHVGQDEYIAGQGAGAQLKKLGVQHALCVIHEAGNVGLSQRCQGAANGFGGKMTNLQVDINNPTQIVSRITAALQADSSIDGILTLNAQVAANAVQGAQAAGALSRVKIGTFDVNPDVLNSIKAGKVDFAVDQQQYEQGYLPIVMLKLYIENGNTVGGGQPVLTGPAIVDRSNADQVAKYAARGTR, encoded by the coding sequence ATGCCGGGCCGCACCCGGGGCACGGGCCTCGGCCGCCTGCTGCACCGGACGGGCCGGCGCACCCGGCGCCGGGCCGGACTGGCCGGGGTGGCCGCGGTCGCGGCCGGGCTGCTGCTCGCGGCCTGCACCGGACCGGAGCCGACCGGCGCGGCCGCCGGCACCGGGACGGGCTCCGGCGGCGGCGCCGTCAGCCAGCCGAGCCACGGCGGACGGCTGCACTTCGCGGTGATCACCCATGCCGCTCCCGGCGACTCCTTCTGGTCGGTCGTCAAGAACGGCGCCGTGGCGGCCGGCAAGCAGCTCGGCGTCGAGGTCGACTACCAGAACGACCCGGACCCGGGGAACCAGGCCCGGCTGATCGACAACGCGGTGGCGCAGCACGTCGACGGCCTGGTGGTGTCGATGGCCAACCCTGCCGCCCTCCACTCGGCGATCAGCGCGGCCGAGGCCCAGCACATCCCGGTGGTCACCATCAACTCGGGTGAGCAGCAGAGCAAGGCGTACGGGGCGATCGGGCACGTCGGGCAGGACGAGTACATCGCCGGCCAGGGCGCGGGCGCGCAGCTGAAGAAGCTCGGCGTGCAGCACGCCCTGTGCGTGATCCACGAGGCCGGCAACGTCGGGCTGAGCCAGCGCTGCCAGGGGGCGGCCAACGGCTTCGGCGGGAAGATGACGAACCTTCAGGTCGACATCAACAACCCGACCCAGATCGTCTCCCGGATCACCGCGGCCCTCCAGGCGGACTCCAGCATCGACGGGATCCTGACGCTGAACGCCCAGGTCGCGGCGAACGCCGTGCAGGGGGCGCAGGCCGCCGGGGCGCTCTCCCGGGTGAAGATCGGCACCTTCGACGTCAACCCGGACGTGCTGAACTCCATCAAGGCCGGCAAGGTCGACTTCGCCGTCGACCAGCAGCAGTACGAGCAGGGCTATCTGCCGATCGTCATGCTCAAGCTGTACATCGAGAACGGGAACACGGTGGGCGGCGGCCAGCCGGTCCTCACCGGCCCGGCCATCGTCGACCGGTCCAACGCGGACCAGGTCGCCAAGTACGCGGCGCGGGGGACACGATGA
- a CDS encoding ABC transporter permease, with the protein MSDPSKRQEGRPAAESASETATGPESAAASAAAPVGAPVGATTVEAGRPGFLHRMILRPELGALLGALVVFVFFSAITDEFLTAGGAATWLDDSATLGIVSIAVALLMIGGEFDLSAGVMTASTSLVTALLAVNAGWNVWAALAVSLLFAWGIGALNGWLVVRTGLPSFIVTLGTFMSLQGLNLGVTKLVTGSVQVSGIGAAHGYASSGFVFASTFKLGGTSFPISIVWWLGWAVLATLILLRTKIGNWIFAVGGSAPSARAVGVPVARTKILLFMTTATAAWLVGAINILRFTTVQANQGVGLEFQYIIAAVIGGCLMTGGYGSAIGAAIGALIFGMAQQGIVFARWNSDWFMLFLGVMLLAAVLVNNTFRRRAERMRR; encoded by the coding sequence ATGAGCGATCCGAGCAAGCGTCAGGAAGGGCGGCCGGCAGCGGAGTCCGCGTCGGAGACGGCCACCGGGCCGGAGTCGGCCGCGGCATCGGCTGCGGCTCCGGTCGGGGCTCCGGTCGGGGCGACGACCGTGGAGGCCGGCCGTCCCGGATTCCTCCACCGGATGATTCTGCGGCCTGAACTCGGCGCGCTGCTCGGCGCGCTGGTGGTCTTCGTCTTCTTCTCGGCGATCACCGACGAGTTCCTCACCGCGGGCGGGGCGGCCACCTGGCTGGACGACTCGGCGACCCTGGGCATCGTCTCGATCGCCGTCGCCCTGCTGATGATCGGGGGCGAGTTCGACCTCTCCGCCGGTGTGATGACCGCGTCCACCTCGCTGGTCACCGCCCTCCTCGCGGTGAACGCCGGCTGGAACGTGTGGGCCGCCCTCGCCGTCTCGCTCCTCTTCGCGTGGGGGATCGGCGCCCTCAACGGCTGGCTGGTGGTGCGCACCGGGCTGCCCAGCTTCATCGTCACGCTGGGCACCTTCATGTCGCTCCAGGGCCTCAACCTGGGCGTCACCAAGCTGGTCACCGGCTCGGTGCAGGTCTCCGGGATCGGCGCCGCGCACGGCTACGCCTCCTCGGGCTTCGTCTTCGCCTCCACCTTCAAGCTGGGCGGCACCAGCTTCCCGATCTCGATCGTGTGGTGGCTGGGCTGGGCCGTGCTGGCCACGCTGATCCTGCTGCGGACGAAGATCGGCAACTGGATCTTCGCGGTCGGCGGCTCCGCGCCCAGCGCGCGGGCGGTCGGCGTGCCGGTGGCCCGGACGAAGATCCTCCTCTTCATGACCACCGCCACCGCGGCCTGGCTGGTCGGCGCGATCAACATCCTGCGGTTCACCACCGTGCAGGCCAACCAGGGTGTGGGCCTGGAGTTCCAGTACATCATCGCGGCCGTGATCGGCGGCTGCCTGATGACCGGCGGCTACGGCTCGGCGATCGGCGCCGCGATCGGCGCGCTGATCTTCGGCATGGCGCAGCAGGGCATCGTCTTCGCCCGCTGGAACAGCGACTGGTTCATGCTGTTCCTGGGCGTCATGCTGCTGGCCGCGGTGCTGGTCAACAACACGTTCCGGCGCCGGGCGGAGAGGATGAGGCGATGA
- a CDS encoding ATP-binding cassette domain-containing protein, protein MTESRSARPEAAAAPLLETRGIGKSYGSVVALEDVSAVVEAGKVTCVLGDNGAGKSTLIKILAGAHEHTAGELWMDGGQVRFTSPRDALERGIATVYQDLAVCPLMSVWRNFFLGSEPVRKFGPVRWLDRKTGRETAQRALREMGIDLPDMERPVGTLSGGQRQCVAIARAVHFGARLLILDEPTAALGVRQAGVVLKYVAQARDRGLGVVLITHNPHHAYPVGDKFLLLKRGRSLGFHEKSEISLEELTRQMSGGAELEQLEHELRAG, encoded by the coding sequence ATGACGGAGAGTCGGAGTGCGCGGCCGGAGGCCGCGGCGGCACCGCTGCTGGAGACCCGCGGCATCGGCAAGTCCTACGGCAGCGTCGTCGCGCTGGAGGACGTCAGCGCGGTGGTCGAGGCCGGCAAGGTCACCTGCGTGCTGGGCGACAACGGCGCCGGCAAGTCCACCCTGATCAAGATCCTCGCCGGGGCGCACGAGCACACCGCGGGCGAGCTGTGGATGGACGGCGGCCAGGTGCGCTTCACCTCGCCGCGGGACGCGCTGGAGCGCGGGATCGCGACGGTCTACCAGGACCTGGCGGTCTGCCCGCTGATGAGCGTCTGGCGGAACTTCTTCCTCGGCTCCGAGCCGGTGCGGAAGTTCGGCCCGGTGCGCTGGCTGGACCGGAAGACCGGGCGGGAGACCGCGCAGCGCGCGCTGCGCGAGATGGGCATCGACCTGCCGGACATGGAGCGCCCGGTCGGCACCCTCTCCGGCGGCCAGCGGCAGTGCGTGGCGATCGCGCGCGCGGTGCACTTCGGGGCGCGGCTGCTGATCCTGGACGAGCCGACGGCGGCGCTGGGCGTCCGCCAGGCGGGCGTGGTGCTGAAGTACGTGGCGCAGGCGCGGGATCGCGGCCTCGGGGTCGTGCTGATCACCCACAACCCGCACCACGCGTATCCGGTCGGGGACAAGTTCCTGCTGCTGAAGCGGGGGCGGTCGCTGGGCTTCCACGAGAAGTCCGAGATCAGCCTGGAGGAGCTGACCCGCCAGATGTCCGGCGGAGCCGAGCTGGAGCAGCTGGAGCACGAGCTGCGCGCCGGCTGA
- a CDS encoding PPOX class F420-dependent oxidoreductase, whose product MDTETPFNAAERAYLRGQSLGRLATTGPDGGPQVRPVGFRLNEDGTIDIGGPRLSGSQKFRNAAERPQVSFVVDDMTPADDEEAVAPGRGRGVEIRGVAEVLRDVDPPLAPDFFSREVIRVHPRRIISWHLEPEGGRSRSVA is encoded by the coding sequence ATGGACACCGAGACTCCCTTCAACGCCGCCGAGAGGGCCTACCTCCGCGGCCAGTCGCTCGGACGGCTCGCCACCACAGGACCGGACGGCGGCCCCCAGGTCCGCCCGGTCGGCTTCCGGCTCAACGAGGACGGCACCATCGACATCGGCGGCCCGCGCCTCAGCGGCAGTCAGAAGTTCCGCAACGCCGCCGAACGCCCGCAGGTCTCCTTCGTGGTGGACGACATGACCCCGGCGGACGACGAGGAGGCGGTCGCCCCCGGCCGGGGGCGCGGGGTCGAGATCAGGGGCGTGGCCGAGGTGCTGCGCGATGTCGACCCGCCGCTGGCCCCGGACTTCTTCAGCCGCGAGGTGATCAGAGTCCATCCGCGCCGAATCATCTCCTGGCATCTGGAGCCGGAAGGCGGTCGGTCACGATCGGTGGCGTGA
- a CDS encoding VOC family protein, producing MAQQKITPFLWFDDQAEEAAEFYTSVFPDGRVLGSTRYSDSGPGKPGSVMTVTFEAAGITFTALNGGPHHTFSPAVSFVVDCADQVEVDRYWAALTADGGQEGPCGWLTDRYGLSWQIVPHELRTLVADPDPGRAQRATQAMLGMKKIDIGAMRAAADAG from the coding sequence ATGGCGCAGCAGAAGATCACCCCGTTCCTGTGGTTCGACGACCAGGCGGAGGAGGCCGCCGAGTTCTACACCTCCGTCTTCCCGGACGGCCGGGTGCTCGGCAGCACCCGCTACTCGGACAGCGGGCCCGGCAAGCCGGGCTCGGTGATGACCGTGACCTTCGAGGCCGCCGGGATCACGTTCACCGCGCTCAACGGAGGCCCGCACCACACCTTCAGCCCGGCGGTCTCGTTCGTCGTCGACTGCGCCGACCAGGTCGAGGTGGACCGCTACTGGGCGGCGTTGACCGCGGACGGCGGCCAGGAGGGCCCCTGCGGCTGGCTCACCGACAGGTACGGCCTCTCCTGGCAGATCGTGCCGCACGAGCTGCGCACCCTGGTCGCCGACCCGGATCCGGGCCGCGCCCAGCGCGCCACCCAGGCGATGCTCGGCATGAAGAAGATCGACATCGGGGCGATGCGCGCGGCCGCCGACGCGGGCTGA
- a CDS encoding GH25 family lysozyme has protein sequence MAVYGQDWSANQPAKPSTTGLSFAIVKATEGHTYTSPVQVEQAAHARAAGLVVGFYHFLWPGNIETQAEYFVTQCASVEGDLLACDWEITTDGTAATGAEKDAFLAAVRRLRPQHKVLLYCNRSFWLDRDTTSDCGDGLWIADPSSPAGHPAVKHAWTIHQYSEAGGIDRDLANFSTEAGLRSWARARLSNTARSTIPQPSSEPTPARPPEQPPAETPAPAPAPEPAPAQGAQHSVLGAVKRGVEDVVHTVEAEVSSLLHREPKSGPGPRPQSAPAPTPEERGDGADSTDGSNT, from the coding sequence ATGGCGGTCTACGGGCAGGACTGGTCCGCGAACCAGCCGGCCAAGCCCAGCACCACAGGGCTCTCCTTCGCCATCGTCAAGGCGACCGAGGGCCACACCTACACCAGCCCGGTACAGGTGGAACAGGCCGCGCACGCCCGCGCCGCGGGACTGGTCGTCGGCTTCTACCACTTCCTGTGGCCGGGGAACATCGAGACCCAGGCCGAGTACTTCGTCACCCAGTGCGCCAGCGTCGAGGGCGACCTGCTGGCCTGCGACTGGGAGATCACCACCGACGGCACGGCCGCCACCGGAGCGGAGAAGGACGCCTTCCTCGCCGCGGTCCGGCGCCTGCGCCCGCAGCACAAGGTGCTCCTCTACTGCAACCGCTCGTTCTGGCTGGACCGCGACACCACCTCGGACTGCGGCGACGGCCTGTGGATCGCCGATCCCAGCTCCCCCGCCGGCCACCCGGCTGTCAAGCACGCCTGGACGATCCACCAGTACTCGGAGGCCGGCGGCATCGACCGCGATCTGGCGAACTTCTCCACCGAGGCCGGCCTGCGCTCCTGGGCCCGCGCGCGCCTCTCGAACACCGCCAGGAGCACCATCCCGCAGCCCTCCTCCGAGCCGACCCCGGCACGCCCGCCGGAGCAGCCACCGGCGGAGACCCCGGCCCCGGCCCCTGCCCCGGAACCCGCCCCCGCGCAGGGCGCGCAGCACTCGGTGCTCGGCGCGGTCAAGCGCGGAGTGGAGGACGTGGTGCACACCGTGGAGGCGGAGGTCTCCAGCCTCCTCCACCGCGAGCCCAAGTCCGGGCCGGGACCCAGGCCCCAGTCGGCGCCGGCGCCGACGCCGGAGGAGCGGGGCGACGGAGCCGATTCCACCGACGGCTCGAACACCTGA
- a CDS encoding VOC family protein: MSGYLQCVALDCPDPAALAGFYRELLGGEVNRPDPRWQTDAGWVTLHTERGAVLAFQRASGYRPPTWPCQDRPQQAHIDIGVTDLDAAEKAAIASGARLLDPGPPGRDFRVYADPVGHPFCLVEEPAAG; encoded by the coding sequence ATGTCCGGATACCTGCAGTGCGTGGCATTGGACTGTCCCGATCCGGCCGCCCTGGCCGGGTTCTACCGGGAACTGCTCGGCGGGGAGGTCAACCGCCCCGATCCGCGCTGGCAGACCGACGCGGGCTGGGTCACCCTCCACACCGAGCGCGGCGCCGTGCTCGCCTTCCAGCGGGCCTCCGGCTACCGGCCGCCGACCTGGCCGTGCCAGGACCGGCCGCAGCAGGCCCATATCGACATCGGGGTGACCGACCTCGACGCCGCCGAGAAGGCCGCGATCGCCTCCGGCGCCCGGCTGCTCGACCCGGGCCCGCCGGGCCGCGACTTCCGGGTCTACGCCGACCCGGTGGGCCACCCGTTCTGCCTGGTGGAGGAGCCCGCGGCCGGTTAG
- a CDS encoding SDR family oxidoreductase, which produces MRVFVTGAGGHIASAVIPELLQAGHQVVGLVRSDASAAAVQALGAEVRRGDLADLDGLHRAATEADAVIHLAFDHDSIAVGRFADAVAADLTVVRTFGEALAGTGKALFGIGLTPTGDPERDATIEANPRVAVSREIAGFAERGVRSILVGVPPVTHSSRDRHGFVPRLIAFARESGVSGYLGEGANRWPAVHTLDLARLYRLALEKAPAGARLYGAAEEGIPVREIAEAIADRLGIPAKSIPDEEAAEHFHGFPFIGMDITMPIEPTRELLGWSPTHPTLLADLAGKHYFS; this is translated from the coding sequence ATGCGCGTTTTCGTCACTGGTGCCGGCGGCCACATCGCCTCGGCCGTGATCCCCGAACTCCTCCAGGCCGGCCACCAGGTCGTCGGCCTGGTCCGCTCCGACGCGTCGGCCGCCGCCGTCCAGGCCCTGGGCGCGGAGGTGCGCCGCGGCGACCTGGCCGATCTGGACGGCCTCCACCGGGCCGCGACCGAGGCGGACGCCGTCATCCACCTCGCCTTCGACCACGACTCCATCGCCGTGGGACGGTTCGCCGACGCCGTCGCCGCCGACCTGACCGTGGTGCGGACCTTCGGTGAGGCCCTGGCCGGCACCGGAAAGGCCCTCTTCGGCATCGGCCTGACCCCCACCGGGGACCCGGAGCGGGACGCGACGATCGAGGCCAACCCCCGGGTGGCCGTCTCCCGGGAGATCGCCGGCTTCGCCGAGCGCGGGGTCCGCAGCATCCTGGTCGGGGTGCCGCCGGTCACCCACAGCTCGCGGGACCGGCACGGCTTCGTCCCGCGGCTGATCGCCTTCGCCCGCGAGAGCGGCGTCTCCGGCTACCTCGGCGAGGGCGCCAACCGCTGGCCGGCCGTCCACACCCTGGACCTCGCCCGGCTCTACCGGCTCGCCCTGGAGAAGGCCCCGGCCGGAGCGCGGCTGTACGGGGCCGCCGAGGAGGGGATCCCGGTCCGCGAGATCGCCGAGGCCATCGCCGACCGCCTGGGCATCCCGGCCAAGAGCATCCCGGACGAGGAGGCCGCGGAGCACTTCCACGGCTTCCCCTTCATAGGCATGGACATCACCATGCCCATCGAGCCGACCCGCGAGCTGCTGGGCTGGTCGCCGACCCACCCGACGCTCCTCGCCGACCTCGCCGGCAAGCACTACTTCAGCTGA
- a CDS encoding TetR/AcrR family transcriptional regulator, with amino-acid sequence MARWEPNARERLVVAAIDLFAEQGYDGTAVAQIAERAGLTKTTFFRHFPDKREVLFAGQAVHGRLLAEGIAGAPDGADPLAAVAAGLDRATDSFTPEQREFGPRLRAVVESNAELRERAVFKQASLVEAMSGALRGRGVPERVAAVAAELGGRAFHSAYARWCEPAERRSFGELARRELDELRTAAAELGAAD; translated from the coding sequence ATGGCTCGATGGGAACCCAATGCGCGGGAGCGGCTGGTGGTCGCCGCGATCGACCTCTTCGCGGAGCAGGGCTACGACGGCACGGCGGTCGCCCAGATCGCCGAGCGGGCGGGCCTGACCAAGACCACCTTCTTCCGGCACTTCCCGGACAAGCGCGAGGTGCTCTTCGCCGGCCAGGCGGTGCACGGCCGGCTGCTGGCCGAGGGGATCGCCGGGGCACCCGACGGGGCGGACCCGCTGGCCGCGGTCGCCGCCGGGCTCGACCGGGCGACCGACTCCTTCACGCCCGAGCAGCGGGAGTTCGGCCCGCGGCTGCGGGCGGTCGTGGAGAGCAACGCGGAACTGCGGGAGCGCGCCGTCTTCAAGCAGGCCAGCCTGGTCGAGGCGATGAGCGGGGCGCTGCGCGGGCGCGGGGTGCCCGAGCGGGTGGCCGCGGTGGCGGCGGAGCTCGGGGGGCGGGCGTTCCACAGCGCCTATGCGCGCTGGTGCGAGCCCGCCGAGCGGCGGTCCTTCGGCGAGCTCGCGCGCCGGGAACTGGACGAACTCCGGACCGCCGCAGCGGAGTTGGGCGCGGCGGACTAG
- a CDS encoding GNAT family N-acetyltransferase, with protein MTSTILRSERLVLAPYDPSDEEDFVDLFQDHRVSRWMGDGPSTEAADRALFGRIFSKVYDQDLFDVWAVRQPHDSRYIGHAEVKPTAVSGGHEIIYMLAHDVWGAGLGRELAGTLVEHAFDALGLTEVHATVAAPNAASLAVLRAVGFTKVRDIAEKDGSTTVFLTRRQLSDEG; from the coding sequence ATGACGTCGACGATCCTCCGCTCCGAACGCCTGGTGCTGGCGCCCTACGACCCGTCCGACGAGGAGGACTTCGTCGATCTCTTCCAGGACCACCGGGTCTCGCGCTGGATGGGTGACGGGCCGTCCACCGAGGCCGCCGACCGCGCGCTGTTCGGCCGCATCTTCAGCAAGGTCTACGACCAGGACCTCTTCGACGTCTGGGCGGTACGGCAGCCCCACGACTCCCGCTACATCGGCCACGCCGAGGTGAAGCCGACGGCGGTATCCGGGGGCCACGAGATCATCTACATGCTGGCCCACGACGTCTGGGGCGCGGGGCTGGGACGCGAGCTGGCCGGCACCCTCGTCGAGCATGCCTTCGACGCCCTCGGTCTCACCGAGGTGCACGCCACCGTGGCCGCCCCCAACGCCGCGTCGCTGGCGGTGCTGCGCGCCGTCGGCTTCACCAAGGTCCGGGACATAGCCGAGAAGGACGGCAGCACCACCGTCTTCCTGACCCGACGTCAACTCTCGGACGAAGGCTGA